In a genomic window of Infirmifilum sp. NZ:
- a CDS encoding HpcH/HpaI aldolase family protein, which produces MFGKLPGLIKQKQVSFGAWVTIANPEVPEMLSLLGFDWLLFDLEHAPIDYQHLEHMLMGVRSDATPLVRVPFNDPVYVKRVLDLGVAGVLFPLINRKEDAELAVKSVKYPPEGIRGVGPRRAASWGLRTEEYFKEAHNILVIVQIETREAVERAEEILAVEGVSAFFIGPNDLSFSYGKRSWKDEVVRKAVERLAEVSEQTGVPGGMYCSDNESLEFALRSGFKLIALGSDYRFLVAGARERLARARELLQASSTLQR; this is translated from the coding sequence ATGTTCGGCAAGCTACCCGGACTTATTAAGCAGAAACAGGTGAGCTTCGGCGCATGGGTGACTATAGCAAACCCGGAGGTTCCTGAAATGCTCTCCCTGCTCGGCTTTGACTGGCTCCTCTTTGACCTGGAGCACGCGCCGATCGACTACCAGCACCTCGAGCACATGCTTATGGGTGTTAGGAGCGACGCGACGCCGCTCGTGCGGGTGCCTTTCAACGACCCCGTTTACGTGAAACGGGTACTTGACTTAGGTGTGGCAGGCGTTCTTTTCCCGCTCATCAACAGAAAAGAAGACGCCGAGCTCGCGGTGAAGTCGGTGAAGTACCCGCCTGAGGGTATAAGGGGGGTTGGACCTAGAAGAGCGGCCTCCTGGGGGCTCAGGACAGAGGAGTACTTCAAGGAGGCTCATAACATTCTCGTCATCGTGCAGATTGAAACTCGTGAGGCTGTTGAGAGAGCTGAAGAGATCCTGGCGGTTGAAGGGGTGAGCGCATTCTTCATTGGGCCAAACGACCTTTCATTCTCGTACGGTAAGAGGTCCTGGAAGGACGAGGTTGTGAGGAAAGCCGTCGAGAGACTAGCGGAGGTCTCAGAGCAGACAGGCGTGCCCGGTGGCATGTACTGCTCCGACAACGAGTCTCTCGAGTTCGCTCTGAGGAGCGGCTTCAAGCTAATCGCTCTCGGTAGCGACTATCGCTTTCTGGTTGCGGGGGCACGCGAGAGGCTGGCGCGTGCAAGAGAACTCTTGCAAGCCTCCTCGACGCTTCAACGCTAG
- a CDS encoding D-isomer specific 2-hydroxyacid dehydrogenase family protein, which translates to MYKVAVVNSRSFGVNAPELLDELRKQAQVDFIEVDKKLRGRELAERLRGYHFIIASVTPTYDEEFFRTNKDVLLLARHGIGVDNVDVKAATEEGVIVTRVPGFKERDAVAELAVALCLNVVRKVCYSYTLVKQGKWSERGKIIGFNIRGKTVGVIGIGNIGGRVAEIFAKGFNARVLTFDPYVKPEEAARIGAQLVDLETLLKESDIIMLHAPLTPQTYHMIGDREFSLMRQGVIIVNTARGELIDTQALLKALDNGKVAGVGLDVVEGEPIDATHPLLKYDNVVITPHIGANTREGLRGMDESNVDAILKVIRGEPPTEYMVNPEVLSRGTRAKLQT; encoded by the coding sequence ATGTACAAAGTCGCTGTCGTCAATTCGCGCTCTTTCGGCGTTAACGCCCCAGAACTCCTTGACGAGTTAAGGAAGCAAGCTCAAGTCGACTTTATAGAGGTCGATAAAAAGCTTAGGGGCAGAGAGCTCGCCGAGAGGCTCAGAGGTTACCACTTTATCATAGCAAGCGTCACACCCACTTACGATGAGGAGTTCTTCAGGACCAACAAGGATGTCCTCCTGCTCGCCAGGCACGGTATAGGTGTGGACAATGTTGACGTGAAAGCCGCAACCGAGGAAGGGGTCATCGTAACCAGGGTGCCTGGCTTCAAGGAGCGAGACGCCGTTGCCGAACTCGCAGTTGCTCTGTGCCTCAACGTTGTACGCAAGGTATGCTACTCTTACACCCTCGTAAAGCAGGGGAAGTGGTCTGAGCGCGGAAAGATTATCGGCTTCAACATCCGTGGAAAAACTGTAGGAGTTATAGGGATCGGCAACATAGGGGGGCGTGTGGCTGAGATATTTGCCAAGGGCTTCAACGCTCGAGTGCTGACCTTCGACCCCTACGTGAAACCGGAAGAAGCCGCCAGGATTGGTGCACAGCTAGTAGACTTAGAAACTCTTCTCAAGGAGTCAGACATAATAATGCTACATGCCCCCCTCACGCCACAGACATATCATATGATAGGCGACAGAGAATTTTCACTAATGAGGCAAGGAGTAATAATTGTGAACACTGCTAGAGGGGAGCTCATTGACACCCAAGCCCTTTTGAAAGCCCTGGATAACGGTAAGGTGGCAGGAGTCGGGCTGGACGTCGTAGAAGGCGAACCTATAGACGCCACGCACCCCTTGCTCAAGTACGATAACGTCGTCATCACACCACATATCGGGGCAAACACCCGAGAGGGGCTAAGGGGAATGGACGAGTCGAACGTTGACGCCATATTGAAGGTAATCCGAGGAGAGCCACCGACGGAGTACATGGTAAACCCGGAAGTACTTTCGAGAGGAACCAGAGCCAAACTCCAAACTTAG
- a CDS encoding gluconokinase: MNFLVADIGTTTLKVSIVSGESDFLFFKGVEVPVLRPEAQAAEHDPELLLQLFVKLASEAVSSSKVRIDALVFSGYLFGLTGVDAAGEPLTGIITWLDRRPAEVLKEIYSKIQPSVVYERTGCPPLYIYQLAKIYWLYKRSPEKYARTRYFLDAKGYLLYKLTGRAVFEKSSASGAQLMNMRSMSWDHELLEELGLDASKLPELVEGDEIIGDLKPEVARLIGLEKPVPVIPGIFDGGSVAVGEGALSSGIGSSHLSTSTMLRVASDRPIVDGTGKMRFQIYYACDGVWLPGGALNNAGIVLRWFRDNFGHLEKLLSEELGENVYDALTLEAGQAPPGAGGLIFLPYLVGERIPEFGNEASGVLFGLREDHTRAHVIRSFLEGVAYNLRLVKEALEENSINVREVRITGGGASSDLWLQIIADVLEVPVRRVHTRDAALWGAALLGMKALGYIRDLRSYAERKARIAKTFTPSRENLDGYRKSYELFKLLLERIKPVYLRQAVA; the protein is encoded by the coding sequence ATGAACTTCCTTGTCGCCGATATCGGCACTACCACACTTAAAGTATCAATAGTTAGCGGTGAGTCCGACTTCCTGTTTTTCAAGGGTGTAGAAGTACCGGTTTTAAGACCTGAAGCGCAAGCAGCCGAACATGACCCCGAACTCTTACTGCAGCTTTTCGTCAAGCTAGCCAGTGAGGCTGTTTCTAGCTCGAAGGTCAGGATCGACGCGCTTGTCTTCTCAGGCTACCTTTTCGGTTTGACAGGGGTAGATGCCGCCGGAGAACCTTTAACAGGGATAATTACATGGCTCGACAGGAGGCCTGCTGAAGTTCTCAAAGAGATCTACTCTAAGATACAACCCTCGGTCGTCTACGAGAGGACAGGGTGCCCGCCCCTATACATCTACCAGCTTGCTAAGATTTACTGGCTTTACAAGCGAAGTCCCGAGAAGTACGCGAGGACGAGGTATTTCCTGGACGCGAAAGGTTACCTCCTCTACAAGCTCACGGGGAGGGCAGTTTTCGAGAAAAGCTCCGCCTCAGGGGCTCAGCTAATGAATATGAGGAGTATGAGCTGGGACCATGAACTCTTAGAGGAGCTAGGTCTAGACGCGTCGAAGCTCCCAGAGCTGGTTGAGGGCGACGAAATCATTGGAGACCTGAAGCCAGAGGTCGCAAGGCTGATCGGGCTTGAGAAACCTGTCCCAGTGATCCCGGGGATATTCGATGGAGGCTCCGTGGCTGTCGGTGAAGGCGCTTTATCTAGCGGTATAGGCTCCTCCCACCTCTCAACAAGCACCATGCTACGTGTTGCGAGCGACAGGCCTATTGTGGATGGTACCGGTAAGATGAGGTTTCAAATTTACTATGCGTGCGATGGTGTCTGGCTACCCGGTGGAGCGCTGAACAACGCCGGTATTGTGCTGAGGTGGTTCCGGGACAACTTCGGTCACCTCGAGAAGCTCCTTTCAGAGGAGCTCGGCGAAAACGTATACGATGCGTTGACCCTTGAAGCCGGTCAAGCACCGCCGGGTGCAGGAGGGTTAATCTTCCTGCCCTACCTGGTCGGGGAGCGGATACCGGAGTTCGGTAACGAAGCTTCGGGCGTTTTATTCGGGCTTAGAGAGGACCACACGAGGGCTCATGTTATAAGGAGCTTCCTTGAGGGGGTAGCTTACAACTTGAGGCTTGTTAAGGAGGCCTTAGAAGAGAACTCGATCAATGTGAGGGAGGTGAGGATAACCGGTGGCGGGGCGAGCTCTGACCTGTGGCTTCAGATAATAGCTGATGTGCTGGAAGTTCCTGTTCGCCGCGTCCATACAAGGGATGCAGCCCTGTGGGGTGCTGCTTTACTGGGGATGAAGGCACTGGGATATATTAGGGACTTGAGGAGTTACGCGGAGAGAAAAGCTAGAATCGCTAAGACTTTTACGCCTAGTCGGGAGAACTTGGACGGCTACCGGAAGAGCTATGAATTGTTCAAATTACTACTGGAGAGAATTAAACCAGTTTATCTTCGCCAAGCCGTTGCTTAG
- a CDS encoding helix-turn-helix domain-containing protein, protein MESADVARSLDRPETRLSTYRVVMEPYRSVLGALSKIPGVSVYVEGITVSGNHATTMIYVSLPEKKRIHQMFMEELNKHPEVEDYRIMSKKRYSMIMAVTKSLCEFYEYTLSSGRFTFFPYVLKSGRRVFYMISPENHSSVLSRLSMHGKVLSFEKVSFETAIRETSLLGLNIAAGEAITPSQRAILVEAIKRGYYEWPRKISLTELAREFGISKATLSEHLRRGEQKLLTLLLNSS, encoded by the coding sequence ATGGAGTCAGCTGATGTCGCGAGAAGCCTGGACCGCCCCGAGACACGCCTTTCCACGTACAGGGTTGTTATGGAGCCGTACAGGAGCGTGCTGGGGGCTCTCAGCAAGATCCCCGGAGTAAGTGTGTACGTTGAAGGAATAACAGTAAGCGGCAACCACGCCACAACCATGATTTACGTCTCGCTTCCTGAGAAGAAGAGAATCCACCAGATGTTCATGGAGGAGCTCAACAAGCACCCTGAGGTTGAGGACTATAGGATTATGAGTAAAAAAAGATACTCTATGATCATGGCAGTTACGAAGAGTTTATGCGAGTTTTACGAGTACACCCTCAGCTCAGGCAGGTTTACGTTTTTCCCATACGTCCTCAAGTCGGGCAGGAGGGTGTTCTACATGATTTCACCAGAAAATCATAGCTCAGTGCTGTCCAGGCTTTCAATGCATGGGAAAGTCTTGTCTTTTGAGAAGGTCTCGTTCGAAACAGCTATCCGTGAGACAAGCCTCCTGGGTTTGAACATTGCTGCCGGTGAAGCTATAACCCCATCCCAGAGGGCAATACTCGTTGAGGCTATTAAGCGTGGATACTATGAATGGCCACGGAAAATCTCTCTTACGGAGCTAGCCCGAGAATTCGGGATCTCGAAGGCCACTTTAAGCGAGCACCTCCGGAGGGGTGAGCAGAAGCTACTTACGCTTTTGCTTAACTCTAGCTGA
- a CDS encoding dihydrodipicolinate synthase family protein, which translates to MTTQLFGIIPPLLTPFTSAGHVDFDALKQLLDLTMPYVHGYYVCGTYGQGPLMSIAERKKVVEKVAEHVGSSKQLVVHVGSAATDAAVELARHAEEVGATAVASVPPYYYRHTEEAVLEFFKDLVKSTSLPVYVYNNPPRVGYPVTPELAAKLKAIGVRGVKDSSFDVLTYMNYKLQAGEDFDVVVGTEALMLPTWVLGAKAFIPGMSNYLPELVYELFKALESGDLSRAQLLQFRVNRLREELHKLGSPIPTAYALLRIRGIKECYPKKPFLPPRKDLEETARKIMEEFLRNR; encoded by the coding sequence ATGACGACTCAGCTCTTTGGCATAATTCCCCCGCTGCTGACGCCGTTTACCTCTGCTGGCCACGTAGACTTCGACGCGCTCAAACAACTGCTAGACCTCACGATGCCATACGTGCACGGGTATTACGTGTGCGGGACCTACGGGCAGGGCCCGCTAATGAGCATCGCGGAGAGGAAAAAAGTCGTCGAAAAAGTCGCTGAGCATGTGGGCTCGTCGAAGCAGCTGGTCGTGCACGTGGGCTCTGCGGCCACGGATGCCGCGGTAGAGCTCGCCAGGCACGCAGAGGAGGTGGGCGCAACAGCGGTGGCGAGCGTCCCGCCTTACTACTACCGTCACACGGAGGAGGCCGTTTTAGAGTTCTTTAAAGACCTCGTAAAGTCGACAAGCCTCCCAGTCTACGTGTACAACAATCCTCCGCGGGTTGGGTACCCTGTAACCCCTGAGCTTGCCGCTAAGCTCAAAGCCATCGGCGTAAGAGGGGTGAAGGACAGTAGTTTTGACGTTCTCACGTACATGAACTACAAGCTGCAAGCAGGTGAAGACTTCGACGTGGTTGTGGGAACAGAGGCTTTAATGCTCCCCACATGGGTTCTAGGTGCAAAAGCGTTCATACCCGGTATGTCGAACTACCTTCCCGAGCTCGTATATGAGCTGTTCAAGGCGCTGGAAAGCGGCGACCTAAGTAGAGCTCAGCTGCTGCAGTTCCGCGTAAACAGGCTACGCGAAGAGCTGCACAAGCTAGGTAGCCCGATACCAACAGCATACGCTCTACTGAGAATTAGGGGCATAAAGGAATGCTACCCCAAAAAGCCATTTCTGCCCCCCAGGAAAGACCTAGAGGAAACTGCAAGGAAAATAATGGAGGAGTTCTTACGTAATCGATGA
- a CDS encoding ABC transporter substrate-binding protein → MSTQTNRAVLAVAIIGIILVIGVVAYFLTRPTPTPTTPAPAQQPQQAARPKLVIWGRATFTPPQMYWVEKKVREWAAQHNVDVEITWLAVADIGKKLTAAVEAGNPPDVVINGHPVAIFAERGLLVPIDDVVKKLNESDIYEIKLKECSWGGHYYCIPTMFEATWLHVRWDIVEKAGAQDLFPLKSLDDFYTAAKKLHMVEPGVYGIGLPLGLNGYDTWWTFLHFWGGYGGAMLTNRSVAGVVMDKEPYRSALKKAFEIERRIWVEGLTPPDSDQWVDASNNNAFLQGKIAMTMNPASIYYALMTQNPKLAAVTKLFLAPVSVDCGDESVFIFKTTKYPDLAKDLVYYLFADKDDYRKGFCEASALYALPIFKSQMAVISKDWKAGKYPQFGEDPAKAVEKIKFMETAAFPLGERTTPSEEFREGFTWNEMIQKAVVKGEDFDKVIDEYAQKLRDEVKRVYGG, encoded by the coding sequence ATGAGCACGCAAACCAATAGGGCGGTTCTAGCCGTAGCAATAATAGGGATTATTCTCGTCATCGGCGTCGTAGCCTACTTCCTCACGAGGCCAACACCAACACCTACCACCCCGGCACCAGCCCAGCAACCCCAACAGGCGGCGAGACCGAAGCTTGTAATATGGGGTAGAGCAACCTTCACCCCACCCCAGATGTACTGGGTTGAGAAGAAGGTCAGGGAGTGGGCAGCACAGCATAACGTTGACGTGGAGATTACGTGGCTGGCCGTCGCGGATATAGGGAAGAAGTTAACAGCGGCGGTAGAGGCGGGCAACCCGCCCGACGTAGTTATAAACGGGCACCCTGTAGCCATATTCGCTGAGCGGGGACTTCTCGTACCGATCGACGACGTCGTTAAGAAGCTTAACGAGAGCGACATCTACGAGATCAAGCTGAAGGAGTGCTCATGGGGAGGCCACTACTACTGCATCCCGACAATGTTTGAAGCTACTTGGCTACATGTCAGGTGGGACATTGTCGAGAAAGCCGGTGCACAAGACCTCTTCCCGCTGAAGAGCCTCGACGACTTCTACACCGCGGCTAAGAAGTTACACATGGTGGAGCCAGGCGTCTACGGTATTGGCCTACCCCTCGGCCTAAACGGGTATGACACTTGGTGGACATTCCTCCACTTCTGGGGCGGCTACGGTGGAGCCATGCTTACAAACAGGTCTGTGGCCGGTGTCGTAATGGACAAGGAGCCCTACAGGAGTGCTTTGAAGAAGGCCTTCGAGATTGAGAGAAGGATATGGGTCGAAGGCCTCACACCACCAGATAGCGACCAGTGGGTCGACGCCTCAAACAACAACGCTTTCCTGCAGGGAAAGATCGCCATGACGATGAACCCCGCCAGCATCTACTACGCGCTGATGACCCAGAACCCCAAGCTCGCCGCTGTCACAAAGCTGTTCCTTGCACCCGTATCTGTCGACTGCGGAGACGAGAGCGTGTTCATTTTCAAGACGACGAAGTACCCCGACCTCGCGAAAGACCTTGTGTACTACCTCTTCGCGGATAAGGATGACTACAGGAAGGGCTTCTGCGAGGCGTCAGCTCTCTACGCGCTCCCGATATTCAAGAGCCAGATGGCGGTAATCTCCAAGGACTGGAAGGCCGGCAAGTACCCGCAGTTCGGCGAGGACCCGGCGAAGGCTGTTGAGAAGATAAAGTTCATGGAAACAGCCGCGTTCCCGCTGGGAGAGAGGACGACGCCTAGCGAAGAGTTCCGCGAGGGCTTTACTTGGAACGAGATGATCCAGAAAGCCGTAGTAAAAGGCGAGGACTTCGACAAGGTAATAGATGAGTACGCGCAGAAGCTGAGGGACGAGGTAAAGAGGGTTTACGGCGGATAA
- a CDS encoding carbohydrate ABC transporter permease — MTKSLNESIYKWLYALPTVALIFFIFIIPTIYEIWLSFHTKVIGGEPVFAGLYNYQRLISSEVFYKTILNTIIYSFTSVFAKAIIGLGAALLLNMRFRGRGFLRGFSILPWAFPSFVCAVLFWFNYDYRGTFNMILKALGLQPIHWMSYDNAMFSVILLNIWHGWPFFFMGYLAGLQAIPVDLYEAADIDGASPLQKFRSITLPMLKPVLLTVMLLSLMWTMGEFTQIYMTTGGGPIDATLTIPIQTYKIAFQTELNMPLAAAYSVLVLPIYLVLIYFTLRQMGE, encoded by the coding sequence ATGACTAAGAGCTTAAATGAATCCATATACAAGTGGCTCTACGCCCTACCCACAGTAGCTCTGATCTTCTTCATTTTCATCATACCTACAATATACGAAATCTGGCTTAGCTTCCACACCAAGGTAATTGGGGGAGAACCGGTTTTCGCGGGTCTATACAATTACCAACGCCTCATATCTTCTGAGGTCTTTTACAAGACTATTCTTAACACGATCATTTACTCATTCACATCTGTGTTCGCAAAGGCCATTATTGGCCTCGGTGCGGCTCTGCTCCTCAACATGAGGTTCAGAGGAAGAGGGTTCCTGAGAGGGTTCTCGATCCTCCCGTGGGCTTTCCCCTCCTTCGTGTGTGCAGTGCTATTCTGGTTCAACTACGACTACCGAGGCACCTTCAACATGATACTAAAAGCCTTGGGTCTTCAGCCGATCCACTGGATGAGCTACGACAACGCCATGTTCTCGGTGATTCTGCTTAACATTTGGCATGGTTGGCCGTTCTTCTTCATGGGATACCTGGCGGGGTTGCAGGCGATACCCGTAGACCTCTACGAGGCCGCTGACATCGACGGTGCGTCACCGCTTCAGAAGTTCAGAAGCATCACGCTCCCGATGCTGAAGCCTGTGCTACTTACGGTGATGCTCTTGTCTTTAATGTGGACGATGGGCGAGTTCACGCAGATTTACATGACAACAGGAGGAGGTCCCATAGACGCTACGCTGACGATCCCGATCCAGACCTACAAAATAGCTTTCCAGACAGAGTTAAACATGCCGCTAGCGGCGGCTTACAGTGTTCTAGTTCTCCCCATATACCTTGTCTTAATCTACTTCACGCTCAGGCAGATGGGTGAGTAG
- a CDS encoding carbohydrate ABC transporter permease produces MSVARRRIYEKVVIAAGSALLLLWIIIPSFWAFKTSISPPEEAWAPIPSRITLDNYLSLFNPSLEAVLRGMGLRATIPDPMIVYITNSLVVSSIASILGVFFGSLAGYNLARFNYRGKRLVIWLVLFAYVFPVFVLMVPIVLVVRALGLYNTLWGLALVHLAYTLPYSTLMMRSYFYGIPASLEEAALIDGCTRFEALWRVVIPVAVPGFVTAFIFSFTLSWNDLLFALILINTSKYYTLPIATTFFLFGGEIVDPGGLAATAIFAGLVPVAIYMFVQKYVVVGLVKGAVKA; encoded by the coding sequence ATGTCGGTCGCACGGCGGAGGATCTACGAAAAGGTCGTCATTGCTGCTGGCAGTGCGCTCCTACTTCTCTGGATAATCATCCCGTCGTTCTGGGCTTTCAAGACAAGCATCTCACCTCCCGAGGAGGCCTGGGCCCCGATCCCCTCGCGTATAACTCTCGACAACTACCTCAGCCTCTTTAACCCCAGTCTCGAAGCAGTGCTCAGGGGGATGGGTCTCAGGGCCACGATACCTGACCCCATGATAGTGTACATCACCAACAGCTTGGTAGTCTCCTCAATAGCATCTATTCTCGGTGTCTTCTTTGGCTCGCTGGCTGGGTACAACCTAGCTAGATTCAACTACCGCGGGAAAAGGCTCGTAATATGGCTTGTGCTCTTCGCCTACGTTTTCCCCGTCTTTGTGCTCATGGTGCCGATAGTCCTAGTCGTGAGGGCCCTTGGCCTTTACAACACGTTATGGGGACTGGCCCTCGTCCACCTCGCCTACACGCTACCCTACTCGACCCTCATGATGAGGAGCTACTTCTACGGGATACCCGCAAGCCTCGAGGAAGCGGCGCTGATAGACGGGTGCACGAGGTTCGAGGCTCTGTGGCGGGTAGTGATCCCCGTAGCCGTGCCGGGCTTCGTCACAGCTTTCATATTCTCCTTCACCCTCTCCTGGAATGACCTCCTCTTCGCCTTGATCCTCATCAACACGAGCAAGTACTACACTCTACCTATAGCGACGACGTTCTTCCTCTTCGGAGGCGAAATAGTGGATCCCGGGGGCCTAGCCGCGACAGCCATATTCGCAGG